A genome region from Microplitis demolitor isolate Queensland-Clemson2020A chromosome 1, iyMicDemo2.1a, whole genome shotgun sequence includes the following:
- the LOC103580153 gene encoding probable serine/threonine-protein kinase nek3, with product MSGTRLGRGRGGRLAVYAGCGIVVFLLVFLYRAATTEMTRLRELHVQCTHQQEALDAQLQVIFEYKERLEKSLTEEKNSNAAAKHDLQERANRERSLRDKDGLEALQRFNSLHQEHNLLKSEHQDLRDQCEKTQKQALEDKNRLETTLQELRSQIKKAQEDKIHSLEHLKSKYLELETNKTRVDEKYSDLLKNIGNTDSTIEHLRKEVFQLKRELEDTKLSCKASSTAADQKRENKAVESVGQPTVEKDNKKEIAQQQAAPSLQQINLAVNAAKELTVGSSTKSSTNSSSIMSSDKLLPNAVVAPVKSVPRGKLPVGVLPIPKFVDQKFDREEFKKINPNRISLGDDTKNNNINSIDNINNNNNNNNVNNKNNVRQTKNSEEVPGNIEHDADKHVADQILGRQENPPWYRVKPGVQEIGDEPNHLRKLPEHDVALQQGDNEQYDNGDYYKEPQQKNSDINLEEGEEEEEEEEDGDEEPFDYQNNAADKHK from the exons aTGAGCGGCACCCGGCTCGGAAGAGGCCGCGGCGGCCGTCTAGCTGTCTACGCAGGCTGTGGGATTGTTGTATTTCTTCTAGTATTTTTATATCGTGCCGCTACTACGGAAATGACAAGACTCAGAGAGTTACATGTACAGTGTACACATCAGCAAGAAGCTTTAGATGCTCAACTTCAAG ttATATTCGAGTACAAAGAGAGATTAGAGAAGTCATtaactgaagaaaaaaattcaaacgcCGCTGCAAAACATGATCTCCAAGAACGTGCCAACCGCGAAAGATCACTTAGAGATAAAGATGGTCTGGAAGCATTGCAGAGATTCAATTCACTGCATCAAGAGCACAACCTTTTAAAATCAGAGCATCAGGACTTACGAGACCAGTGTGAAAAAACCCAGAAGCAGGCGCTGGAAGACAAAAATCGTCTTGAAACGACCCTCCAGGAACTGAGgagtcaaattaaaaaagcgCAAGAGGACAAGATCCACTCTTTAGAGCACTTGAAGTCCAAATACTTGGAACTTGAAACCAACAAAACTAGagttgatgaaaaatatagtgacTTATTGAAGAACATCGGGAACACTGACAGTACCATTGAGCATCTACGCAAGGAAGTCTTTCAGTTAAAACGCGAGCTCGAGGATACCAAG ttgtcCTGCAAAGCGTCGTCTACTGCAGCGGATCAGAAACGCGAAAACAAGGCCGTGGAATCAGTAGGCCAGCCTACTGTTGAAAAAGATAACAAGAAGGAAATAGCACAGCAACAAGCAGCACCGTCACTTCAACAG ataAATTTAGCCGTTAACGCAGCGAAAGAATTGACGGTAGGAAGTTCAACAAAATCAAGTACAAACTCTTCCTCGATAATGTCTTCCGATAAATTACTCCCGAATGCTGTCGTAGCGCCTGTTAAATCTGTTCCACGTGGAAAATTGCCCGTTGGCGTATTGCCAATTCCCAAGTTTGTTGATCAAAAGTTTGATCGagaagagtttaaaaaaattaatcccaATAGGATTTCGTTGGGCGATGACACCaagaataacaatattaatagtattgataacattaataacaataataacaataataatgtaaacaataagaataatgtgagacaaacaaaaaattcagaaGAGGTACCTGGTAATATTGAGCATGATGCTGACAAGCACGTAGCTGATCAAATCCTCGGGAGACAAGAAAATCCTCCTTGGTATAGAGTTAAGCCTGGCGTTCAAGAAATTGGAGACGAACCTAATCATCTAAGAAAGCTGCCTga ACATGACGTAGCATTACAACAAGGTGATAATGAACAGTATGATAATGGTGACTACTATAAAGAAccacaacaaaaaaatagtgatattaatttagaagaaggcgaagaagaagaagaggaagaagaag atGGTGACGAAGAACCATTCGATTACCAAAATAATGCTGCggataaacataaataa
- the LOC103580152 gene encoding chitinase-like protein Idgf4, giving the protein MKVLLAVIAALTVSLGAALDPHEHNKVVCYWNSTSFERPGPGKFQIDDLKPALPFCTHLIYGFAGVDANSFEAIPLHPNLDTGAGYAFYRIVTQLRQTYPHLKVYLSIGGNADPDYETHKYLTLTETPETRTRFINSVMRLVNEYDFDGIDLAWEFPETKVKKHRSTLGNVWHNIKKAFGGGKFKDEKEEEHRNGFTNLVRDLKVQLRSRNKALTLTVLPHVNATIYYDARLLAPNIEAVHLMAFDQVTPERNPKEADYPAPIYESYNRVPQDNIDAAVRYWLEHGTPGGKIVIGIPAFARTWKLTSESQISGVPPIVADGPGAEGPHTATPGILAYGEVCTRLTESHVGRLRRVGDPSKKYGSYAYQSYNPETGVDGIWVGYEDRDTAGNKASYSKAKGLGGVAIWDLSTDDFRGICAGDKFPIVHAAKDKL; this is encoded by the exons atgaaGGTGTTGCTAGCGGTAATTGCCGCACTCACAGTCAGCCTTGGAGCTGCACTCGATCCTCATGAACACAACAAGGTTGTCTGTTATTGGAATTCTACTTCATTTGAACGTCCAG GACCAGGAAAATTCCAAATAGATGATTTAAAACCAGCATTGCCTTTCTGTACGCATCTAATCTACGGATTCGCGGGCGTAGACGCTAATAGTTTTGAAGCGATTCCTCTGCACCCAAATCTAGATACCGGCGCGGGATATGCATTCTACCGAATTGTCACTCAACTGAGACAAACTTATCCTCATCTGAAAGTGTACCTCAGTATCGGTGGAAACGCCGACCCCGACTATGAAACAcacaaatatttaactttg aCTGAAACCCCAGAAACACGCACCAGATTCATAAATTCCGTGATGCGGCTTGTAAACGAGTACGACTTTGACGGAATAGATCTAGCCTGGGAGTTTCCCGAGaccaaagtaaaaaaacacCGCAGCACACTCGGCAATGTCTGGCATAACATTAAAAAAGCATTCGGCGGCGGTAAATTCAAGGACGAGAAAGAAGAGGAGCACCGAAATGGATTTACAAATCTAGTGCGTGATCTCAAGGTTCAATTAAGATCAAGAAATAAGGCCTTGACACTCACCGTGTTGCCTCACGTCAATGCCACCA ttTACTACGACGCGAGACTCCTCGCTCCCAACATCGAGGCCGTTCATTTGATGGCCTTCGATCAAGTAACACCCGAAAGAAATCCCAAAGAAGCTGATTATCCAGCGCCGATTTATGAAAGTTACAACCGCGTTCCTCAAGACAACATTGATGCTGCTGTcag ATACTGGCTGGAACATGGAACTCCCGGTGGTAAAATAGTCATAGGAATACCAGCATTCGCACGTACATGGAAATTGACATCAGAAAGCCAAATCTCTGGAGTACCACCGATCGTAGCTGATGGACCGGGTGCCGAGGGACCACATACAGCAACTCCAGGTATATTGGCATACGGAGAAGTGTGCACACGTCTGACAGAAAGCCATGTCGGTAGATTAAGACGCGTTGGTGATCCATCTAAAAAATACGGCAGCTACGCGTATCAATCTTACAATCCTGAGACAGGCGTTGACGGAATATGGGTCGGGTACGAAGACCGCGACACTGCGGGAAACAAAGCTAGTTATTCCAAAGCCAAGGGTCTCGGTGGTGTTGCCATTTGGGATCTTTCTACAGATGATTTCCGAGGCATTTGCGCTGGCGATAAATTCCCTATCGTTCATGCTGCTAAAGATAAACTgtaa
- the LOC103580154 gene encoding quinone oxidoreductase-like protein 2 homolog, protein MSVVKCRLTTDWVWKCNKFLLNVNIRKFSKNVKSDEKIKIPPAEDGKIQAAVLKKFSEPFVIENLDAPTNLNNNEVLIDVQYCTLNGPDILKLKNLHKSPPKLPTVLGYELAGKLLEVGDQAKKQGFKVGDKVVALNKSRYGGLAERCIVEMTDVWKIPSSVKTLETVCLMDNYLTALIGLEKKADLQEDEMVLINVGLGGIGLAAVDIAANVFRAQVIGVSKSEDRTTLVRDKGAFASLKYSDKKLMKKIVEFAAERDIKDVFDGAEGEKFKLMLECFTNIYKEENQNNLLRDDNFSVLVEHLSREGRIIIAGFAVTKDDYDEDSSKKCPFSITGIDLVEFKKKHLESYREAGNDILQYHEEGLIKPSYSFIVGLHKINEAVKFISDFKCSDKIVVDLKNREAEIKLKDK, encoded by the exons atgtctgTTGTCAAGTGCAGATTGACAACCGACTGGGTTTGGAagtgcaataaatttttacttaatgtaaatataagaaagtttagtaaaaatgttaaaagtgatgaaaaaataaaaattcctccTGCTGAGGATGGGAAGATCCAGGCGgcagttttgaaaaaattttcagaaccttttgttattgaaaatttagacGCAccgacaaatttaaataacaatgag GTGTTGATTGATGTCCAATATTGTACACTAAATGGtccagatattttaaaattaaaaaatttgcataagTCACCACCAAAATTACCGACAGTCCTCGGTTATGAATTAGCAGGAAAACTACTGGAAGTTGGGGATCAAGCTAAAAAACAGGGATTCAAAGTTGGAGATAAAGTCGTGGCGTTGAATAAATCTCGATACGGTGGTTTAGCTGAACGATGCATTGTTGAGATGACA GATGTCTGGAAGATACCATCGTCTGTTAAAACTCTTGAGACAGTTTGTTTGATGGACAATTATCTTACGGCTTTAATTGGTCTTGAGAAGAAAGCTGACCTTCAGGAAGATGAAATGGTTCTGATAAATGTTGGCCTCGGTGGAATTGGTCTTGCTGCTGTTGATATTGCTGCTAATGTCTTTAGAGCAcaa gtaATTGGAGTAAGCAAATCAGAAGATCGTACGACTTTGGTACGTGACAAAGGCGCCTTTGCTTCTTTGAAGtacagtgataaaaaattaatgaaaaaaattgttgaatttgCTGCCGAACGTGATATTAAAGATGTTTTTGATGGCGCTGAaggtgaaaaatttaaattaatgttagaatg ctttacaaatatatataaagaagaaaatcaaaataatttattacgtgatgataatttttcagtattaGTTGAACATTTATCGAGAGAAG GACGTATAATTATCGCTGGATTTGCTGTAACTAAAGATGATTACGATGAGGATAGTTCAAAAAAATGCCCATTCTCTATTACTGGCATCGATCttgtggaatttaaaaaaaaacatttagagTCATACCG AGAAGCAGGCAATGATATTTTGCAATATCACGAAGAAGGATTAATAAAACCATCATATTCATTTATCGTAGGTCTTCATAAAATCAATGAGgcagttaaatttataagcgATTTTAAGTGTTCAGATAAG attgttGTCGACTTAAAAAATCGCGAggctgaaataaaattaaaagataagTAA
- the LOC103580150 gene encoding uncharacterized protein LOC103580150 — protein MSERVRYQSTFVRDNLVMSHTNTSEMYYDCLQCTEHCRHASNTITDNINVNINDNNSNTLKRGMSSAEINPNFVMNYKNNCQSYYSSDLYDSTRNSKMCSQIQCVTTPARKRSSLARPVRIHDLSAHKNVPAELTEFSIDERSNPGETAYYTGGLPFDDHSGSEDAWPIRLRLEEILELTLSRSKKSKRMKTRKRKKVTLTSKHTHFKDTERLLKVLSINNVDQDCRYNVKRCSIM, from the coding sequence ATGAGCGAACGTGTAAGATATCAGTCAACATTTGTGCGAGATAATTTAGTTATGTCCCATACAAACACCTCTGAGATGTATTATGATTGTTTGCAATGCACCGAGCATTGTCGGCATGCTAGTAACACAATAACTGATAACATTAATGTCaatataaatgataacaataGTAATACCCTAAAACGCGGAATGTCATCGGCAGAAATAAACCCAAATTTTGTTATGAATTACAAAAACAATTGTCAGTCATACTATTCATCAGATTTATATGACAGCACACGTAATAGTAAAATGTGCAGTCAGATACAGTGCGTGACAACACCCGCAAGGAAGCGATCATCACTGGCACGACCCGTACGTATTCACGATTTATCAGCTCACAAAAATGTACCAGCAGAGTTGACTGAATTTTCAATTGACGAGCGGTCTAATCCCGGGGAGACGGCCTATTACACCGGCGGGTTACCATTCGATGACCACTCGGGCAGCGAAGACGCCTGGCCAATTCGTCTTCGTCTTGAAGAAATTCTCGAGCTTACTTTGTCTAGAAGTAAAAAGTCTAAGAGGATGAAAACACGGAAACGAAAGAAGGTTACGCTGACAAGTAAGCACACACACTTCAAAGATACCGAGAGACTTCTCAAGGTACTTAGCATTAATAATGTGGACCAAGATTGTAGGTACAATGTTAAACGTTGTTCTATCATGTAG